The stretch of DNA AAGCACTCCCCCACCCCCCCTTCCAAAGAAGAAAGAGACAACATCTGAGGCTTATGAGCACTACATCTATCCACCCAAATCACATTACAATCCTAACCACAACCATGGCAAAAAATACAACAAAGGGCAATCCCCAAATCACATAAAAATCATATCTTTATATAGATAAGCACATAACCACATCAATCCAACCCAACCCAACaactccattaaaaaaaaaaaaaaacaagatttaCCTTGGATTTGTACTTCCCATAGAGATCGTAGTGTTTAGCACTCAAACCGAGTTCCTGAGCAATCTCAGATATGTGAAGCGGCTCCACAGAGTTCGCAATGTCTATATCCGCCGGAACCGGCGAAGCCACTTCCAATTTCCTCGTCGTCTTCCCCATACCTCTCCCCTTTCCGGGTATCCCTATCTTTGGAGATTTGGGAATTTGGAGTACTAAATTATATGAGGCCAGACTTGTGGTTgttaaagaaatataataaaatgttgAAAAGTAAAACCCAGGAATAGTTTATGGATAGTGACGAGTATGAAAGATAATCTATGGTGCTGGATACATTAAATTATTATAGAACGACGCTGACAGATTTAGAAGgtttttttaattgataattgaCCAAAGTGACAAATGTTAGTCGCAAAATTTTTTACGTGGCAGTAGGTAAAGGTCTTATCTTGGATTCTTGGAATGAATGATTAGATCTGGCGTGGTTTCATACTTTCTGTGGATTCACGTGAGTTTTAGCGAGTGTTTGTTTCGTGCCAGGATAAAACAGTCAAACAGAGTGACAGTGGAGACGTGAAGAACTTAAAATGGTAGGGAAAATGGAgatgcggggtatcgatccccgtacctctcgcatgctaagcgagcgctctaccatctgagctacatccccacATGACTCTTTCCTGTTTGAACTTATACAAATACGGGTATATGTTACTTTATGCGGTGGCCTGGCATGCGAGATTGAAACGGGAACTTGCCAGCTGGCGATTAAATGTGGCCTGACTATGCTTTGGATAGATGAATATATAGTAGAAGGAGGATAGTCGCTCTGGTAACTGCATTCCAAAATGTTAATATTGTAAAGAGTGTATGATTTTGTCTTGAAACACAGCATTGTATTCTTTGGTCATTgcatacatattaatattattaatattatgtgttTAATGTGGTAACTGACTCCTCGAGTTTGacaatatttttataacttagAAGTTATAACTACTATTTcatcattcaattcaattctttgCACTATATATACGCAACGCAATATCTTATTATATATCTCTCTAATGGCGCTCAAGGTGGAAATAATGCCGGCAGGTTGTGGTAAGAAGTGGGATGACCAAAGTTTTGGTCAAGTTGTGGGGATTGTGGTTCACCACAATTCTTCGTGCTTTAAATCTCTACGTTTTATCTATGTTAAGGACAACGTTCGCCAACAACTATCTAAAACATATGGCGAGATTGGGGGAAAATGTGAAATGGTTAGTTTATGGTTTTCTTCTTTAGTCTTTACTTATTTACTGTACATAAATCCAGTGTTGATGGGATCTCTGAATTTGATTTTCTTTGGCTATGTAGATTATGTTGGATTATCCAACTGAGTTTTTTATTGCAGTGAATGGGTGTTATTCGGTTGGTGATCGCATCAGGTGTGTAACATTTGTGACTAACAAGGCTACATATGGACCCTTTGGTCAACAACGTAATAATGGTTCCCCTGAGTTTAGTTTCAAAATTGCGGGGAATGGACCCAGGAATTGGATTAGTGGATTTTATGGTACTGTTTACGATGGTGATGTCGAAACTATTGGAGTTTACGTGCAGACAGAAACTGTTAGCCAACCTGCATCTTTCAAATCGGAGTAACCTAATTAGAGTTGTAATATAATGGTTCTCACTATTTCGAATCTAAGTGTTCTTCCCTGGCCTTATTCAGTATTCCACCTTGAAAACTTATTTGAATACATAAATTCTAGATGTGTAATGCCCACAACATATATCAATGGTAAAAGGTTCAATTCCTTCAGAATAAGTGTTGTAGAGCCAAATTACGATCCATGGATGGTGGAAAATTGGCATTCAATATGTTCATGTATTTGCGGGGATTACTCTATGTGGTGCCTATTATTTCATAACTATCCCAACGTCTCTTATACcactattgattttatttcaCAAATAAGATTTAATACCTGAACCCAATTCAGTCCATTCAAAATTGcttaaaattcttattttgaatcatatataatcatcaaaataatatatgttagCGTGGTTTACGTACTAACACTCTATTGAGTTTGATTCCTGACATACAACACAAGATTTTTTTAATACGATCTACCTTTCATTTTACATTAATCAGGAGGACAGTTGCTCCCGTGGGCTGGATTATTTATTCCAAAATGTGTATATATGGGAAAGAATGTTATTGATGTTGCTAAAATAGTGGCAAAGAAATAATGGTGAAATGTCCAGTGTGTATGCCTTGCCGCCTGGGTAATTTTTATCAAATGCTTTCAGTATAATAGCACTCAAATTAGAGAAGACAATGAGTAAGATATCTACgccttaaaatttttttaaaacctaaACCTAAATAAGTTCAAATTACCCGAATTAATCCTGAAGGTTCTTGGTTTCCTTTACGTTACAACTAACCCAATTTAACTACTCGAATCGGCATTAGAACATGTTTAATTGAGTTAATTAtcttgactatagcgaaataaTCAATTTTGGTATTGACTACTCCGtatttcttttcttaattaaGTCATTAACTTTGTATTAGCCAATTTGGTTATCTGTTTATTTAGTCATCACAGGTCGGTTGAAAGGGTTTTATATTGCTGGAATTTCACGTTGTTCCCCTAGTTGCTCGGGATCGGACTAAATTCGTAATTTCactatattttgataattaactcTTTTGTTTAATAATAG from Ipomoea triloba cultivar NCNSP0323 chromosome 7, ASM357664v1 encodes:
- the LOC116025421 gene encoding jacalin-related lectin 2-like, with protein sequence MALKVEIMPAGCGKKWDDQSFGQVVGIVVHHNSSCFKSLRFIYVKDNVRQQLSKTYGEIGGKCEMIMLDYPTEFFIAVNGCYSVGDRIRCVTFVTNKATYGPFGQQRNNGSPEFSFKIAGNGPRNWISGFYGTVYDGDVETIGVYVQTETVSQPASFKSE